GACCAAGTGGTTCGACACCAACTACCACTACATCGTCCCTGAATTTACGGCCGGCCAGACCTTCCGTCTCTTCAGCCAGAAGCTGATCAATGAATACCGCGAAGCCAGGGAAGCCGGCATCAACGCCAAACCCGTGTTGCTTGGCCCGGTATCTTATCTGTTATTAGGTAAGGAAAAAGAGGCAGGCTTCCACCGCCTGGATCTCCTCAAGAAACTCCTGCCCGTCTACCTCGACGTTCTTGAAAAACTCGACGAGGCCGGTGCGTACTATGTACAGTTCGACGAGCCCTGTCTTTCCCTCGATCTTACCACTGCTGAACAACAGGCCATCGTCAAAACGTATGCGGAGATCAAGGCTACATTTCCAAACCTGCACATCATCCTGGCCAGCTATTTCGAATGCTATGGGGAGAACCTGTCCACCGCCCTCGCCCTTCCCGTAGGAACACTCCACCTGGACCTGGTCCGCTGCCCTTCCCAACTGGACGACATACTGACCACTTCCTTTGTCAACACCCGTACAAAACTTTCCTTAGGTGTCGTCGACGGTCGGAATATCTGGAAAAACGATTTCCGCCAAAGCCTGCAATTCATCCAAAAGGCGGCCGGTAAGATCGGTAAAGACCGGATCTGGATCGCGCCTTCCTGCTCCCTGCTCCACAGCCCTTGCGACCTGGACCTGGAAACCACGATGCTCAAACCATGGCTGGCCTTCGCCAAACAAAAAGTACAGGAGGTGGCCACCCTTCGTACACTGGCCGCCGGTGGCGCCAACCCGCTCTTACAGGAAAATATCGACGCCATCAATAGCCGGCGCGCCTCCCCGCTGATCCACAAACCGGAGGTAAAGTCCCGGGTGGACCTCATCACCGAGAAAGACGCCCGCCGTCAGCACGCCTTCCCCGAACGCCGGGACCGTCAGCGCGAAACGCTGCGTCTGCCCCTGTTCCCCACCACTACCATCGGCTCCTTCCCCCAGACAACGGAAATACGGGGCATCCGCGCCCGCCTGAAAAAAGGAGAACTGACGGCCCGGGAGTATGATGTGCTTATCGAAAAAGAAACCGAGGAAGCCATCCGCTGGCAGGAATCCATCGGCATCGACGTCCTCGTCCACGGCGAGTTCGAGCGCAACGACATGGTCGAATACTTCGGCGAGCAGCTCGACGGCTTCGCCTTTACCGAAAACGGCTGGGTACAAAGCTATGGCAGCCGCTGCGTCAAGCCCCCGATCATCTTCGGAGATGTTTCCCGGCCGGTACCCATGACCGTCCGCTGGTCCGCCTACGCCCAGTCCCTCACCGACAAATGGGTCAAAGGCATGCTCACCGGCCCCGTGACCATTCTGCAATGGTCCTTCGTCCGCAACGACCAGCCCCGCAGTACGACCTGCACCCAGATCGCCCTCGCCATCCGTGACGAAGTCACAGACCTTGAAAAGGCCGGCATCCGCGTGATCCAGATCGACGAGCCCGCCATCCGCGAAGGCCTTCCCCTGCGCAAAGCCAACTGGAAAGAATACCTCGACTGGGCCGTCCGCGCCTTCCGCATTTCCGCCAGCG
This region of Dinghuibacter silviterrae genomic DNA includes:
- the metE gene encoding 5-methyltetrahydropteroyltriglutamate--homocysteine S-methyltransferase, which codes for MQTHNLGYPRIGSRRELKKAAEQYWAGKIPAAQLMATGKTIREQNWKLQQEAGIDLIPVGDFSYYDQVLDTSLMVGAIPDRYHALTVDKQLPDIDLLFAMARGYQKDGYDVTAMEMTKWFDTNYHYIVPEFTAGQTFRLFSQKLINEYREAREAGINAKPVLLGPVSYLLLGKEKEAGFHRLDLLKKLLPVYLDVLEKLDEAGAYYVQFDEPCLSLDLTTAEQQAIVKTYAEIKATFPNLHIILASYFECYGENLSTALALPVGTLHLDLVRCPSQLDDILTTSFVNTRTKLSLGVVDGRNIWKNDFRQSLQFIQKAAGKIGKDRIWIAPSCSLLHSPCDLDLETTMLKPWLAFAKQKVQEVATLRTLAAGGANPLLQENIDAINSRRASPLIHKPEVKSRVDLITEKDARRQHAFPERRDRQRETLRLPLFPTTTIGSFPQTTEIRGIRARLKKGELTAREYDVLIEKETEEAIRWQESIGIDVLVHGEFERNDMVEYFGEQLDGFAFTENGWVQSYGSRCVKPPIIFGDVSRPVPMTVRWSAYAQSLTDKWVKGMLTGPVTILQWSFVRNDQPRSTTCTQIALAIRDEVTDLEKAGIRVIQIDEPAIREGLPLRKANWKEYLDWAVRAFRISASGVADATQIHTHMCYSEFNDIIQAIADMDADVITIECSRSQMELLDAFADFRYPNEIGPGVYDIHSPRVPSKTEMRALMDKARSVVPADQLWVNPDCGLKTRAWPETRAALVAMVETARELRTS